A DNA window from Chryseobacterium sp. MEBOG06 contains the following coding sequences:
- a CDS encoding Fur family transcriptional regulator, whose translation MKKDIENKLIDKNTKPTSMRILVYDFLSSQEAALSLSEIENYFDNADRITIYRTLKTFEEKGIVHSIQENTTTKYKLCDDDCDEKTHKDWHLHFYCKICKQTTCKEDISFPENIQTNFRIDEIRLFAKGICENCLESLQ comes from the coding sequence ATGAAAAAAGATATAGAAAACAAGCTCATCGATAAAAATACAAAACCTACCAGTATGAGAATTCTGGTATATGATTTTTTAAGCTCTCAGGAGGCTGCATTATCTCTGTCTGAAATAGAAAACTACTTTGATAATGCTGACAGAATTACAATCTACAGAACCCTGAAAACCTTTGAAGAAAAAGGAATCGTACACAGTATTCAGGAGAATACCACAACAAAATACAAATTATGCGATGACGACTGCGATGAAAAAACTCACAAAGACTGGCATTTGCATTTCTACTGTAAAATATGCAAACAGACCACTTGCAAAGAAGATATTTCCTTCCCGGAAAACATACAGACCAATTTCAGAATTGATGAAATAAGGCTCTTTGCTAAAGGAATCTGCGAAAACTGTCTTGAAAGTTTGCAATAG